The nucleotide sequence ACTTTTGGACTATAATACGAAGTTGGTCTATAAGTCTGATTAAAAACTAAAACCTACTACCTGATGCAAAAAGACGAAGAGATACAAGAATTTATATTGCAAAAAGCCAAAAAGCTGTTTCAACGTTATGGGTTAAAAAAAACCACCATGGAAGAAATAGCCAAAGCTGCGGGTAAGGGTAAAAGTACGTTGTACTATTACTTCAAAAGCAAAGATGAGATTTTTGAGGCAGTAGTAAAACAAGAAACTGAACAATTACACAAAGAGCTTAAGGAGCTGACTAGTCAGGCAAACGATGTGCAAACCCGGCTAAAGCTTTATTGTATCACACATTTGCAAAAGCTCAAAGAAAAGGTAAATCTGTATCAGATTGTGTTTAGTGAGTTGTCAGACCAAATGGGCATGATGTATGAACTGCGTAAAAAGTTCAACCATTTTGAGTTAGATTTTTTGACTCAAATATTGACTGAGGGGGTTGAAAACAATGAAATTGAACTAAGTAGAGAAGACATAGAATGGTTTGCGGTAGTAATGTCGGCAGCTATGAAAGGCATAGAAACCCACTTGGTACTGTTTGAACAACACCCCAACTTAGAAGATAAAGCGGGTAAAATGATTGACATGTTTTACCACGGAATCAAGCGACGCAAATAGTTGGTGTTATACTTGGCAAGTAGGGGCGATGCCGCCCTTTGTTTTGTTAAAAATTAGACCAAAAAACCAAAAAGGTCTATAAATTCAATTTTTTCACTAGCTTTGCACAAAATTTTTTATTTATCAACCGACCAAAAAACCAAGATAGTCTAAAAATGCTAATCAGGAAATGATGAAAGTGGGGAAACAAATCAAAAAGCTTCCATTTTCTATCTGTATATTTTATAAACTTCTAAAAATCAATGTATTATAAATAGGCAGCAGGCTTGAAGCTTATCGCTAAAAGCACCGATATGTATCGGCATCTAAGGACTTGAGACTATAGAAGCTCCTGACTAAAAAATAAATCAATGGAAAAAGTAAAGTTACAGCTCAGAACACAATGCACCCATTACCTCAAAATGTTGGATGAGGAGCGTTGTCTGATACCCAATGAAGTAAACACTGCGTCATTGCGCGATATTTTGTACAAAACCCTGTATCTCAATCAGGCAAATACTCAAGTAAACCTGCAGCAACTCGATTGGCTGACCCAAGTTACTTTGGCTTCGCTCATAGAGCTCCTTTGGTTGGCAGACACCAACATAGACCAACAACTTGATATGGTGCTTGATATTTTGTGCGATGCAGTAGCTAATAGTCAACAGCCCCTACAGCCTCAAGC is from Microscilla marina ATCC 23134 and encodes:
- a CDS encoding TetR/AcrR family transcriptional regulator; its protein translation is MQKDEEIQEFILQKAKKLFQRYGLKKTTMEEIAKAAGKGKSTLYYYFKSKDEIFEAVVKQETEQLHKELKELTSQANDVQTRLKLYCITHLQKLKEKVNLYQIVFSELSDQMGMMYELRKKFNHFELDFLTQILTEGVENNEIELSREDIEWFAVVMSAAMKGIETHLVLFEQHPNLEDKAGKMIDMFYHGIKRRK